From the Acidobacteriota bacterium genome, one window contains:
- a CDS encoding DUF4388 domain-containing protein, translating into MALVGDLKDLALVDIIQINCVGRNTARLTVHYPIGDGIFYFAEGEVVDARLGNLVGTDAVYKALAYDQGSFRIDTGIPAPQRTIFEPWANLIMEGLRLLDEARAGLIPDHTGLVGTSTPASTETQRVQNVYQTLVSDLTKIKGIDGAVAMARDGTVHSSLNIKPSEKIGMMSALLVHMARQTSTPGRVGPLQRTTISFGQRKATIFDQDTYLVLIEYGAAIRYETISPHIDRAFRKLAARSSGGTGALTGPLGGTGMLGI; encoded by the coding sequence ATGGCTTTGGTGGGAGATCTCAAAGATTTAGCCCTTGTTGATATTATCCAAATTAACTGCGTTGGGCGAAATACAGCTCGGTTGACGGTTCACTATCCAATTGGCGACGGGATTTTTTATTTTGCGGAAGGTGAAGTCGTTGATGCCCGGCTGGGCAATTTGGTTGGAACCGATGCTGTATATAAAGCCCTGGCGTATGATCAGGGATCTTTTCGCATTGATACAGGGATCCCAGCTCCCCAGCGAACGATTTTTGAACCGTGGGCCAACCTGATTATGGAAGGGCTGCGGTTGTTGGATGAAGCCCGGGCTGGTTTGATTCCCGATCATACTGGATTGGTTGGCACCTCGACCCCGGCCTCAACCGAAACCCAGCGGGTGCAAAATGTCTACCAGACTCTGGTCTCTGATTTGACAAAAATCAAAGGGATTGACGGCGCGGTGGCCATGGCGCGGGATGGTACGGTGCATTCCTCACTCAATATCAAGCCATCTGAAAAAATTGGCATGATGAGCGCGCTTTTGGTTCATATGGCACGCCAGACCAGCACTCCAGGTCGGGTTGGTCCTTTGCAACGAACCACCATCAGTTTCGGACAGCGAAAAGCGACCATTTTTGACCAGGACACCTATCTGGTTTTGATTGAGTACGGCGCCGCGATCCGATACGAAACGATCAGCCCACATATTGACCGGGCGTTTCGGAAACTGGCTGCCCGCTCAAGTGGCGGCACGGGTGCCTTAACTGGCCCCCTTGGTGGTACTGGAATGCTTGGTATCTGA